Proteins co-encoded in one Azospirillum brasilense genomic window:
- the rraA gene encoding ribonuclease E activity regulator RraA: MTDFDSTCDLYDRFEKTARVADPVFRDFGGRRQFSGAAVTVKCFEDNSRVKELLGTPGRGKVLVVDGGGGLRAALMGDLIAKDAVKNGWEGVVIHGCVRDAAVLATLDLGIKALAAIPRKTVRNGEGQKDLPVTLAGIRINPGDLVFADEDGVLVLTPEEFGTTA, encoded by the coding sequence ATGACCGATTTCGACAGCACCTGCGACCTCTACGACCGGTTCGAGAAGACCGCCCGCGTCGCCGATCCCGTCTTCCGCGACTTCGGCGGGCGTCGCCAATTCAGCGGCGCCGCGGTGACCGTGAAGTGCTTCGAGGACAATTCCCGCGTCAAGGAGCTGCTGGGTACGCCGGGGCGGGGCAAGGTGCTGGTGGTCGATGGCGGCGGCGGCCTGCGCGCCGCCCTGATGGGCGACCTGATCGCCAAGGACGCGGTGAAGAACGGCTGGGAGGGCGTGGTCATCCACGGCTGCGTCCGCGACGCCGCGGTGCTCGCCACGCTGGACCTGGGCATCAAGGCGCTGGCGGCGATCCCGCGCAAGACCGTCCGCAACGGCGAGGGGCAGAAGGATCTGCCGGTGACGCTGGCCGGCATCCGCATCAATCCCGGCGATCTCGTCTTCGCCGACGAGGACGGCGTGCTGGTGCTGACTCCGGAGGAGTTCGGCACGACCGCGTGA
- a CDS encoding YcaO-like family protein, which produces MPLDFVRGIARDPAMSDQPLKVHTTGTHRIATPDQTLARVAPFLPVMGITRVANVTGLDHVGIPVVMVTRPNARSISVAQGKGVTLAAAKASGVMESIESYHAERITLPLKYASYDELRWTHRVVDVTRLPRLSTSAFTHHTPMLWIEGDDLLGGGRTWVPFETVHLNFTLPMPPGSGCFLAGSNGLASGNSLAEATAHAMTELVERDAATLWRLASPEAQAATRIDPDSIADPVCRSLLDRFGDAGVAVGLWDITSDIGLPAILCRIATRDDAPQHSIRPAMGMGCHAAPEIALSRALTEAAQSRLTFIAGARDDMPRSEYERHLDPAQHARWTALITEGAGRRDFAATPSLAGRTIEEDLASQLDRLRAVGIEEAVAVDLTKPEFGIAVVRLVIPGLEGLDSSPDYLMGARARAVAGL; this is translated from the coding sequence ATGCCCCTTGATTTCGTCCGCGGCATCGCGCGGGATCCGGCCATGTCCGACCAGCCGCTGAAGGTCCACACCACCGGAACCCACCGGATCGCCACGCCGGACCAGACGCTGGCCCGCGTCGCCCCCTTCCTTCCCGTCATGGGCATCACGCGGGTGGCGAACGTCACGGGGCTGGACCATGTCGGCATCCCGGTCGTGATGGTGACCCGGCCGAACGCGCGCTCCATCTCCGTCGCCCAGGGCAAGGGCGTGACGCTGGCCGCCGCCAAGGCGTCGGGCGTCATGGAGTCGATCGAGAGCTACCACGCCGAACGCATCACCCTGCCCCTGAAATACGCCAGCTACGACGAGCTGCGCTGGACCCACCGGGTGGTGGACGTGACCCGGCTGCCGCGGCTGTCGACCAGCGCCTTCACCCACCACACCCCGATGCTGTGGATCGAGGGCGACGACCTGCTGGGCGGCGGGCGGACGTGGGTGCCCTTCGAGACGGTGCATCTGAACTTCACGCTGCCGATGCCGCCGGGGTCCGGCTGCTTCCTCGCCGGGTCGAACGGGCTGGCCTCGGGCAACAGCCTCGCCGAGGCGACCGCGCACGCCATGACCGAACTGGTCGAGCGCGACGCCGCCACCCTGTGGCGCCTCGCCTCCCCGGAGGCCCAGGCCGCCACCCGCATCGATCCGGACAGCATCGCCGACCCGGTGTGCCGCTCGCTGCTCGACCGCTTCGGCGACGCGGGGGTCGCGGTCGGGCTGTGGGACATCACCAGCGACATCGGCCTGCCGGCCATCCTCTGCCGCATCGCGACGCGGGACGACGCGCCGCAGCACAGCATCCGCCCGGCCATGGGGATGGGCTGCCACGCCGCGCCGGAGATCGCGCTGTCCCGCGCCCTGACCGAGGCGGCGCAGAGCCGGCTGACCTTCATCGCCGGGGCGCGCGACGACATGCCCCGCTCCGAATACGAACGCCACCTCGACCCGGCGCAGCACGCGCGCTGGACGGCGCTGATCACCGAAGGCGCCGGGCGCCGCGACTTTGCCGCCACCCCCAGCCTTGCCGGACGCACCATCGAGGAGGATCTGGCAAGCCAGCTCGACCGGCTGCGCGCCGTCGGCATCGAGGAGGCCGTGGCCGTGGACCTGACCAAGCCGGAATTCGGCATTGCCGTGGTCCGCTTGGTCATTCCCGGCCTGGAAGGGCTGGATTCCTCCCCGGACTATCTGATGGGTGCGCGGGCGCGCGCCGTCGCCGGCCTCTGA
- a CDS encoding DUF47 domain-containing protein produces the protein MLNLFRALMPREERFFDLFADHARTVATGADALRAMMASGQDLEERFQTIRRVESEADAIERNIQLAVHRTFIVPFDRSDIQELGKRMDDVLNLIEETARHLVEAGFIDYTPEMHAQADAIVRCTARLSAGIPLLRDIPKHVEQLHAMTAEVSRIESEGDRLLREAKHRLRDESGGLDAPITHRHALQREIIELLERVLDACEDVADTIDGIIVEQV, from the coding sequence ATGCTGAATTTGTTCCGGGCCCTGATGCCGCGCGAAGAACGGTTTTTCGACCTGTTCGCCGACCATGCCCGGACCGTCGCAACGGGCGCGGACGCGCTGCGGGCGATGATGGCCAGCGGCCAGGACCTGGAGGAGCGGTTCCAGACCATCCGCCGGGTCGAAAGCGAGGCCGACGCCATTGAGAGGAACATCCAGCTCGCCGTCCACCGCACCTTCATCGTGCCTTTCGACCGTTCGGACATCCAGGAACTCGGCAAGCGGATGGACGACGTGCTCAACCTCATCGAGGAGACCGCGCGTCACCTCGTGGAGGCGGGCTTCATCGACTACACGCCGGAAATGCACGCGCAGGCCGACGCCATCGTGCGCTGCACCGCCCGGCTGAGCGCGGGCATCCCCCTGCTCCGCGACATCCCCAAACACGTCGAGCAACTCCACGCGATGACCGCCGAGGTCTCGCGGATCGAGAGCGAAGGCGACCGGCTCCTGCGCGAGGCCAAGCACCGGCTGCGCGACGAGAGCGGCGGGCTCGACGCCCCCATCACCCACCGCCACGCCCTTCAACGCGAGATCATCGAGCTGCTGGAACGCGTGCTCGACGCCTGCGAGGACGTGGCCGACACCATCGACGGCATCATCGTCGAACAGGTCTGA
- a CDS encoding ATP-binding protein — protein sequence MTAPDSAPDLARTAEPSDGAAARRNSAERKVVTVLFADIVESSSMVSGRDPEEADQTLLTILEVLTDAVERYGGTVAQVLGDGIMAVFGAPSALEDHALRACLAAQDIARSAIDSDEFKVRIGISSGEVVAQIIETGVWTDYRTVGETVHVAAKLQQRAQPNSVLLSRETLDLVPKGLTVRPAGTLRLSATAEPVTAFSLEAARAMRRTAMDLLSAEGTLFVGRKPELAVLTGALRQAERGRGACAVLIGEAGIGKSRLTGELMRSPEAAAFTTTIWPQFPIRRLGDPDDLEAAARCLALSVCGAADGPALDGPTLDGLAVARLTAAATRNGGELAGEAMRELLGQPSVHPLWQGLDPAQKADFSVEGLVAAIRELSAERPLLILVEDAHWTRGLTNRLLDALAEGVEDARVFVLVTSRPDTPGGWTVPDSAHAIALEPLEPLQADEFLDHWLGHSPSLADLKARVATQSQGVPLYLEESLRTLETTGVIVGSPGRYSLGKTDARMALPATVHGLLASRIDALEPGPRRVLMHAAVIGTSVDLGLLRAVSPIPAADLPAALARLEQSGFFARSRLLPNLELTFRHALVQEVAYATLTKRERQPLHGRVLHALRRRSDRNLPNRAELIAHHAFYAEDWPLACAYGRRAGRRAEMRCKHFDAGRFYEQALKALDHLPDTRRNTQRRIDLWIGIPLVLLPQGRQLAGDPLEEARDMALGIDDRIRYARATSLKASFQWVYGVLDGAIALSRSALDHLGNQGTKELRIQGLMRLGGMLVDKGHFPEAQEKLEQARSLALAHAPHARFGLTAVAVAITAAYQGRCLAELGRDDEAVQVMLHALDIAEEVGHAFSVSSVKVHLALVHIIGDRFTEALPLLKDAVTITEATRLHIFQPITLGALGYAIARTGGAAEGARLLNASLEQAHILNHSLPRPRILNWMSDLALETAQHDTAIGCAAKALGIATDAGQLSEQGWSHFALAQAFTAVGQHREAMEHLAAAETMSRQLSMIPLADRCRAFRRCLAASGPVT from the coding sequence GTGACCGCGCCCGACTCCGCGCCCGACCTTGCGCGCACCGCCGAACCATCGGATGGCGCAGCCGCCCGTCGCAACAGCGCGGAACGCAAGGTCGTCACCGTCCTGTTCGCCGACATCGTCGAATCCTCCAGCATGGTCTCGGGCCGCGACCCGGAGGAGGCCGACCAGACCCTCCTCACCATCCTCGAGGTCCTGACCGACGCGGTCGAGCGCTACGGCGGCACGGTGGCCCAGGTGCTGGGCGACGGCATCATGGCGGTGTTCGGCGCCCCCTCCGCGCTGGAGGATCACGCGTTGCGCGCCTGCCTCGCCGCTCAGGACATCGCCCGATCGGCCATCGATTCCGACGAGTTCAAGGTGCGGATCGGCATCAGTTCCGGCGAGGTCGTGGCCCAGATCATCGAGACGGGCGTCTGGACCGACTACCGCACGGTGGGCGAAACCGTGCATGTCGCCGCCAAGCTGCAGCAGCGGGCGCAGCCCAACAGCGTTCTGCTGAGCCGCGAGACGCTCGACCTCGTGCCCAAGGGCCTGACCGTCCGCCCGGCCGGAACGCTGCGCCTGTCCGCCACCGCGGAGCCGGTGACCGCCTTCTCCCTGGAGGCGGCGCGGGCGATGCGGCGCACGGCGATGGACCTGCTGTCCGCCGAGGGCACGCTGTTCGTCGGGCGCAAACCGGAATTGGCGGTGCTGACCGGCGCGCTGCGGCAGGCCGAGCGGGGCCGCGGCGCCTGCGCCGTCCTGATCGGCGAGGCCGGCATCGGCAAGTCCCGGCTGACCGGAGAGCTGATGCGCAGCCCGGAGGCCGCGGCTTTCACAACTACTATTTGGCCGCAGTTCCCGATCCGCCGCCTGGGCGACCCCGACGACCTGGAGGCGGCGGCCCGCTGCCTCGCCCTGTCGGTCTGCGGGGCGGCGGATGGCCCGGCCTTGGATGGCCCGACATTGGACGGCTTGGCGGTGGCGCGCCTGACCGCCGCCGCGACGCGCAACGGCGGCGAACTGGCCGGCGAGGCGATGCGGGAACTGCTCGGCCAGCCCTCCGTCCACCCGCTGTGGCAGGGGCTCGACCCGGCGCAGAAGGCCGACTTCAGCGTCGAAGGGCTGGTCGCGGCGATCCGCGAGCTGTCCGCGGAGCGCCCGCTGCTGATCCTTGTCGAGGACGCGCACTGGACGCGCGGGCTGACCAACCGGCTGCTGGACGCCCTGGCCGAAGGGGTGGAGGACGCCCGGGTCTTCGTTCTGGTCACCTCGCGGCCGGACACGCCGGGCGGCTGGACCGTGCCGGATTCCGCCCACGCCATCGCGCTCGAACCGCTGGAGCCGCTGCAGGCCGACGAGTTCCTGGACCATTGGCTGGGCCACAGCCCGTCGCTGGCCGACCTGAAGGCGCGAGTCGCGACGCAGAGCCAGGGCGTGCCGCTCTATCTTGAGGAATCGCTGCGCACCCTGGAGACCACCGGGGTCATCGTCGGCAGTCCGGGCCGCTACAGCCTGGGCAAGACCGACGCCCGGATGGCCCTGCCGGCCACGGTGCACGGCCTGCTGGCCTCACGGATCGACGCGCTTGAGCCCGGGCCGCGGCGGGTTCTGATGCACGCGGCGGTGATCGGCACCTCGGTCGACCTGGGCCTGCTGCGCGCGGTGTCGCCGATCCCCGCCGCCGACCTGCCGGCCGCCCTGGCCCGGCTGGAGCAGAGCGGCTTCTTCGCGCGCTCCCGCCTGCTGCCGAACCTCGAGCTGACCTTCCGCCACGCGCTGGTCCAGGAGGTCGCCTACGCCACCCTGACCAAGCGGGAGCGCCAGCCGCTGCACGGGCGGGTGCTGCACGCCCTGCGGCGGCGGTCCGACCGCAACCTGCCCAACCGGGCGGAGCTAATCGCCCATCACGCCTTCTACGCCGAGGATTGGCCGCTCGCCTGCGCCTACGGGCGCCGGGCCGGGCGCCGGGCCGAGATGCGCTGCAAGCATTTCGACGCCGGGCGCTTCTATGAACAGGCGCTGAAGGCGCTGGACCATCTGCCGGACACCCGCCGCAACACCCAGCGGCGGATCGACCTGTGGATCGGCATTCCCCTCGTCCTGCTGCCACAGGGGCGCCAGTTGGCCGGCGACCCGCTGGAGGAGGCGCGGGACATGGCGCTGGGCATCGACGACCGCATCCGCTACGCCCGCGCGACCTCGCTCAAGGCATCCTTCCAGTGGGTCTACGGCGTGCTCGACGGGGCGATCGCGCTCAGCCGCAGCGCGCTCGACCATCTGGGCAACCAGGGAACGAAGGAGCTGCGCATCCAGGGGCTGATGCGGCTGGGCGGCATGCTCGTGGACAAGGGCCATTTCCCGGAAGCCCAGGAGAAGCTGGAGCAGGCGCGCAGCCTGGCGCTGGCCCACGCCCCCCATGCGCGCTTCGGCCTGACCGCGGTGGCGGTCGCCATCACCGCCGCATACCAGGGACGCTGCCTCGCCGAGCTGGGGCGCGACGACGAGGCCGTCCAGGTGATGCTCCACGCGCTCGACATCGCGGAAGAGGTCGGGCACGCCTTCTCCGTGTCGTCGGTGAAGGTCCATCTGGCGTTGGTCCACATCATCGGCGACCGCTTCACCGAGGCTCTGCCCCTGCTGAAGGACGCCGTCACGATCACCGAGGCGACGCGCCTGCACATCTTCCAGCCGATCACGCTGGGCGCGCTGGGCTACGCCATCGCCCGCACCGGTGGCGCCGCGGAAGGCGCACGGCTGCTCAACGCCAGCCTGGAACAGGCGCACATCCTAAACCACTCGCTGCCCAGGCCGCGCATTCTGAACTGGATGTCCGACCTCGCCCTGGAGACGGCCCAGCACGACACCGCGATCGGTTGCGCCGCCAAGGCGCTGGGCATCGCGACGGACGCCGGGCAATTGTCCGAGCAGGGCTGGTCGCACTTCGCCCTGGCCCAGGCCTTCACCGCCGTCGGCCAGCATCGCGAGGCCATGGAGCATCTGGCGGCTGCCGAGACGATGAGCCGCCAGCTGTCCATGATCCCGCTCGCCGACCGTTGCCGGGCCTTCCGCCGCTGCCTCGCCGCGTCAGGCCCAGTGACCTGA
- a CDS encoding DUF2023 family protein, with protein sequence MPVHLLGHHLYEYSKGVRPMVMMTLSTRDADAVTRKLAERFVDYHVQTVTEAKVNVFFGHPACVAMVRSVVRKPLNQLTPEEDFILGTLLGYDREQQCRRFLAMAQAGREGAGRDGAVS encoded by the coding sequence ATGCCCGTCCACCTGCTCGGGCACCATCTGTACGAGTACAGCAAGGGCGTCCGGCCCATGGTCATGATGACGCTCAGCACGCGGGACGCCGACGCGGTGACCCGCAAGCTGGCGGAGCGGTTCGTCGACTACCACGTCCAGACGGTGACGGAGGCCAAGGTCAACGTCTTCTTCGGCCACCCGGCCTGCGTCGCGATGGTGCGGAGCGTGGTGCGCAAGCCATTGAATCAGTTGACGCCGGAGGAGGATTTCATCCTCGGCACGCTGCTCGGCTACGACCGCGAGCAGCAGTGCCGGCGCTTCCTGGCCATGGCGCAAGCCGGAAGGGAGGGGGCCGGGCGGGACGGGGCGGTGTCCTGA
- a CDS encoding TfuA-like protein encodes MHTPDGLYVFLGPTLPRAEAARRLDATYLPPVAQGDIIRLCARQPRAIGIVDGYFENIPSVWHKEILHAIHLGIAVFGASSMGALRAAELHPFGMIGVGAVFEAFRDGRLEDDDEVAVIHGPAELGYPGLSEAMVNIRRTLADAAQEGVVPAATARRLEAIAKGLPYRERGYGRLLRLAAAEGLPEEELADFRHWLPNGRCDQKREDALDLLRTMRRWAMDGRRAPEVRFHFEHTALWDRALRDGAHRQAGNPLD; translated from the coding sequence ATGCACACGCCGGACGGCCTTTACGTCTTTCTCGGCCCCACCCTCCCCCGCGCCGAAGCGGCCCGGCGTCTGGACGCCACCTATCTGCCGCCGGTCGCCCAGGGCGACATCATCCGGCTGTGCGCGCGCCAGCCGCGGGCGATCGGCATCGTGGACGGCTACTTCGAGAACATCCCGTCCGTCTGGCACAAGGAGATCCTGCACGCCATCCACCTGGGGATCGCGGTGTTCGGGGCGTCCAGCATGGGCGCCCTGCGCGCCGCGGAACTGCACCCCTTCGGCATGATCGGCGTCGGCGCCGTCTTCGAAGCCTTCCGCGACGGGCGGCTGGAGGACGACGACGAGGTGGCGGTGATCCACGGGCCGGCCGAACTCGGCTATCCCGGCCTGTCCGAGGCCATGGTGAACATCCGCCGCACGCTGGCCGACGCCGCGCAGGAGGGCGTCGTCCCCGCCGCCACGGCGCGGCGGCTGGAGGCGATCGCCAAGGGCCTGCCCTACCGCGAGCGCGGCTATGGCCGCCTGCTCCGTCTGGCCGCCGCCGAGGGGCTGCCGGAGGAGGAACTCGCCGATTTCCGCCACTGGCTGCCCAACGGGCGGTGCGACCAGAAGCGGGAGGACGCGCTGGATCTGCTCCGGACCATGCGCCGCTGGGCCATGGACGGCAGGCGGGCGCCCGAGGTGCGTTTTCATTTCGAGCACACCGCCCTGTGGGACCGCGCCCTGCGGGACGGAGCGCATCGCCAGGCGGGGAATCCGCTGGACTGA
- the fldA gene encoding flavodoxin FldA: protein MNVTIIYGSDGGATKSVASRIAKKIQGKTVDIARASAADFENCDLLILGAPTYGVGDLQCDWEANFGTLKAANLNGKKVALFGTGDQVTYPESFVDAMGTLYDQVVAQGGVVVGFTDTTGYEHSGSTAERDGRFVGLALDQDNQSSQTDKRITAWISQLA, encoded by the coding sequence ATGAACGTCACGATCATCTATGGCTCCGACGGCGGCGCGACCAAGTCGGTCGCCTCGCGCATCGCGAAGAAGATTCAGGGAAAGACCGTCGACATCGCCCGCGCCTCCGCCGCGGATTTCGAGAATTGCGACCTGCTGATCCTCGGCGCGCCGACCTATGGCGTGGGCGATCTGCAATGCGACTGGGAAGCCAACTTCGGCACGCTGAAGGCCGCCAACCTGAACGGCAAGAAGGTCGCCCTGTTCGGCACCGGCGATCAGGTGACCTACCCGGAGTCCTTCGTGGACGCCATGGGCACGCTCTACGATCAGGTGGTGGCGCAGGGCGGGGTCGTCGTCGGCTTCACCGACACCACCGGCTACGAGCATTCGGGCTCCACCGCGGAACGCGACGGGCGGTTCGTCGGGCTGGCGCTCGACCAGGACAACCAGTCCTCCCAAACCGACAAACGGATCACCGCATGGATCAGCCAGCTGGCGTGA
- a CDS encoding AAA family ATPase: MLIVFGGLPGTGKTTIARVLARRLGAFHLRIDTIEQAIRMAGGADGEAVGPQGYVVAYALAGDNLRLGATVIADCVNPVRITREAWRATALQAGVRLVEVEVVCSDPVEHRHRVETRQSDIAGHRPPSWAAVRGREYEPWDGLDAVIDTAGREVDACVAAILAILPGHPLHESGRRP; this comes from the coding sequence ATGTTGATCGTCTTCGGCGGGCTGCCTGGAACCGGCAAAACGACCATCGCCCGTGTGTTGGCGCGCCGGCTCGGCGCGTTTCATCTGCGGATCGATACGATCGAGCAGGCGATTCGCATGGCCGGCGGCGCCGACGGTGAGGCTGTCGGTCCGCAAGGCTATGTGGTCGCCTACGCCCTGGCCGGCGATAATCTACGGCTGGGTGCCACCGTGATCGCGGATTGCGTCAACCCTGTCCGGATCACGCGCGAGGCGTGGCGCGCCACGGCGCTTCAGGCCGGGGTGCGGCTGGTCGAGGTGGAGGTTGTGTGCTCGGACCCGGTCGAGCACCGGCACCGGGTCGAAACCCGTCAAAGTGACATCGCCGGGCACCGTCCGCCCTCCTGGGCGGCGGTGAGGGGGCGGGAATACGAGCCCTGGGACGGTTTGGACGCCGTCATCGACACGGCGGGGCGTGAGGTCGACGCCTGCGTCGCGGCGATTCTGGCGATTCTGCCGGGCCACCCGCTCCACGAAAGCGGGCGCCGTCCGTGA
- a CDS encoding ribbon-helix-helix domain-containing protein — translation MKLDRRIPRSLDEMADLSSLAAPPAVVTRSLTIGGRRASLRLEATIWDGLKDIAKSQGKSLEALCADIHDSRTEGIPFATSVRVYVLNHFRRTAAGATTLVA, via the coding sequence ATGAAATTGGACCGCCGCATTCCCCGCAGCCTCGACGAGATGGCCGACCTCAGCTCGCTCGCGGCTCCGCCCGCCGTGGTGACGCGCTCGCTGACGATCGGGGGGCGCCGCGCCAGCCTGCGGCTGGAGGCGACGATCTGGGACGGGCTGAAGGACATCGCCAAGTCCCAGGGCAAGTCGCTGGAGGCGCTGTGCGCCGACATCCACGACAGCCGGACCGAAGGCATCCCCTTCGCCACCAGCGTCCGGGTCTATGTGCTGAACCATTTCCGCCGCACCGCGGCGGGCGCCACCACGCTGGTGGCCTGA
- a CDS encoding NUDIX hydrolase translates to MAGERQIGLETQSGPGTQVGLTAAIVSVGVSSANGAEPRVVTVRSGFEIPESHRRGDEPPPHRDALPGAPFDPERFRTLQDGLRAVAEDAAGLTLRYVEQLYSFGDRHRDPHELFGGPRSLVVGYLALLREAPLRIDGAEWRGLYEFFPWEDWRESPPALLDSVIRPALARWVAAAPDEPARARRGERARMAFALDGGEWDSERVLERYELLYEAGLVVEAFRDHDLARRAGVEERTVRLEMPRALGRPMARDGRRILATALERLRGKLKYRPIVFELLPPTFTLHQLQQVVEALSGERLHKQNFRRLMISGGLVEPTGQYESQTGGRPAELYRFRRSAILERTSTGAIAAPED, encoded by the coding sequence GTGGCGGGGGAAAGACAGATCGGCTTGGAAACACAGAGCGGACCGGGAACACAGGTCGGCCTGACCGCGGCCATCGTTTCGGTGGGCGTCTCCTCGGCGAACGGCGCCGAGCCGCGCGTGGTGACCGTGCGCAGCGGCTTCGAGATCCCCGAATCGCACCGCCGCGGCGACGAGCCGCCGCCCCACCGCGACGCGTTGCCGGGCGCCCCCTTCGATCCCGAACGTTTCCGCACCCTCCAGGACGGCCTGCGCGCGGTGGCGGAGGACGCGGCCGGGCTGACCCTGCGCTATGTGGAGCAGCTCTACAGCTTCGGCGACCGCCACCGCGACCCGCACGAGCTGTTCGGCGGCCCGCGCTCGCTGGTGGTCGGCTATCTGGCCCTGCTGCGCGAGGCGCCGCTGCGCATCGACGGGGCGGAATGGCGCGGCCTGTACGAGTTCTTTCCCTGGGAGGACTGGCGCGAGTCGCCGCCGGCGCTGCTCGATTCGGTGATCCGTCCGGCGCTCGCCCGCTGGGTCGCCGCCGCCCCGGACGAGCCCGCCCGTGCCCGCCGCGGCGAGCGCGCCCGCATGGCCTTCGCGCTGGACGGCGGTGAGTGGGATTCCGAGCGGGTGCTGGAGCGCTACGAGCTGCTCTACGAGGCCGGGCTGGTGGTGGAGGCGTTCCGCGACCATGACCTGGCCCGCCGGGCGGGGGTGGAGGAGCGGACGGTGCGGCTGGAGATGCCCCGCGCGCTGGGCCGCCCGATGGCCCGCGACGGCCGCCGCATCCTGGCGACGGCGCTGGAGCGGCTGCGCGGCAAGCTGAAATACCGCCCCATCGTGTTCGAGCTGCTGCCCCCGACCTTCACCCTGCACCAGCTTCAGCAGGTGGTGGAGGCGCTGTCCGGCGAGCGGCTGCACAAGCAGAATTTCCGGCGCCTGATGATCTCCGGCGGGCTGGTGGAGCCGACCGGCCAGTATGAGAGCCAGACCGGCGGGCGCCCCGCCGAGCTGTACCGCTTCCGCCGCAGCGCCATCCTGGAACGCACCAGCACGGGGGCCATCGCCGCCCCGGAGGATTGA
- a CDS encoding inorganic phosphate transporter gives MEAASLALPILIGLIGVALLFDFLNGLHDAANSIATVVSTRVLKPRTAVAMAAFFNFIAFLFFGLHVATTIGTGIVGAGVVDPHVIFGALMGAIVWNVFTWWLGIPSSSSHALIGGLVGAGVAKAGLDAVVVSGLAKTAAAIVVSPVVGFLLASVMIVAVSWLFRRSTPFAVDRLFRHIQIGSAALYSLGHGGNDAQKTMGIIAVLLYSQGMLGETFHVPFWVVITCQAAMGLGTLFGGWRIVKTMGSKLTDLKPVQGSCAETGGAITLFVATWLGVPVSTTHTITGAIIGVGAARRTSAVRWGLAQGIVMAWVITLPATAIVGALFYELSLALW, from the coding sequence ATGGAAGCCGCTTCCCTCGCCCTGCCCATCCTCATCGGGCTGATCGGCGTCGCCCTCCTCTTCGATTTCCTCAACGGGCTGCACGACGCGGCCAACTCCATCGCAACGGTCGTCTCCACCCGCGTGCTGAAGCCGCGGACCGCCGTCGCGATGGCCGCCTTCTTCAACTTCATCGCCTTCCTGTTCTTCGGGCTGCATGTGGCGACCACCATCGGCACCGGCATCGTCGGGGCGGGTGTGGTCGATCCGCACGTCATCTTCGGCGCGCTGATGGGCGCCATCGTCTGGAACGTCTTCACCTGGTGGCTGGGCATTCCCTCCAGTTCCTCCCACGCGCTGATCGGCGGGCTCGTCGGGGCCGGCGTGGCGAAGGCCGGGCTGGACGCCGTGGTGGTGTCCGGGCTGGCGAAGACCGCCGCGGCCATCGTGGTCTCGCCGGTGGTCGGCTTCCTGCTCGCCAGCGTGATGATCGTCGCGGTGTCCTGGCTGTTCCGACGCAGCACGCCCTTCGCGGTCGACCGGCTGTTCCGCCACATCCAGATCGGCTCCGCCGCGCTCTACAGCCTGGGGCACGGCGGCAACGACGCGCAGAAGACCATGGGCATCATCGCCGTGCTGCTCTATTCGCAGGGCATGCTGGGGGAAACCTTCCACGTGCCCTTCTGGGTGGTCATCACCTGCCAGGCCGCGATGGGGCTGGGCACGCTGTTCGGCGGCTGGCGCATCGTCAAGACCATGGGGTCCAAGCTGACCGACCTGAAGCCGGTCCAGGGCTCCTGCGCGGAGACGGGCGGGGCCATCACCCTGTTCGTCGCGACGTGGCTCGGCGTGCCGGTCAGCACGACCCACACCATCACCGGGGCCATCATCGGCGTCGGCGCCGCCCGCCGCACCAGCGCGGTGCGCTGGGGTCTGGCGCAGGGCATCGTCATGGCCTGGGTCATCACCCTGCCGGCGACCGCCATCGTCGGCGCGCTCTTCTACGAGCTGTCGCTGGCGCTGTGGTGA